In Helianthus annuus cultivar XRQ/B chromosome 8, HanXRQr2.0-SUNRISE, whole genome shotgun sequence, a single genomic region encodes these proteins:
- the LOC110873225 gene encoding laccase-3, producing MDALYIALLISILFVLSSTADAEIHYHDFVVQETPVKRLCRTNNIITVNGQIPGATLEVRDGDTLVIKVLNNARYNVTIHWHGIRQLGTPWADGPDLITQCPIQPGYSYTYRFTIINQEGTLWWHAHTGWLRATVYGALIIRPKLGSTYPFELPKLEIPILLGQWWNGDIIRIQNQVMFSGGAPNISNAYTINGQPGDLYRCSSKDTMKFYVESGDRILMRIINSALHQQLFFTIANHKLIVVGVDALYTRPFTTTTLMLGPGQTTDVILVADQAPGYYYIAARAYESSQNAPFDPSTTTAILAYRYAPCSSQIGPQLKPILPTLPNYNDSATVTAFTSQLRSPTNVSVPTDITEDLFFAVGLGLVNCNPGPTCQGPNNTRFTASMNNVSFLLPQTTSLLQAHYLNIPNVFTTDFPPVPPLPFDYTGNVPQALWQPIFGTKLYKLKFGSQVQIVLQDTAIVSTESHPVHLHGYNFYVVGEGFGNFNPGTDTSAFNLYDPPQRNTVTVPVGGWSVIRFVADNPGVWLMHCHIDSHLTWGFAMSFLVENGPEKLQSVQAPPLDLPPC from the exons ATGGATGCATTATACATAGCCCTTCTCATCAGCATTCTTTTTGTTCTATCTTCAACTGCAGATGCAGAAATTCATTATCATGATTTTGTT GTCCAAGAAACGCCGGTAAAGAGACTTTGCAGAACGAATAACATTATTACAGTTAACGGGCAGATCCCAGGCGCAACATTAGAGGTTCGGGATGGAGACACACTTGTAATCAAGGTCTTGAACAATGCTCGTTATAATGTTACAATCCATTG GCATGGGATACGTCAACTTGGGACGCCATGGGCGGATGGTCCAGACCTGATTACTCAGTGTCCGATACAACCAGGATATAGTTATACGTACCGGTTTACCATAATAAACCAGGAGGGGACATTGTGGTGGCATGCTCATACCGGATGGCTAAGAGCTACAGTTTATGGAGCTCTCATTATTCGGCCGAAACTTGGATCTACTTACCCTTTTGAGCTGCCTAAACTAGAAATTCCAATTCTTCTTG GCCAATGGTGGAATGGCGATATTATTAGAATCCAAAACCAGGTAATGTTTTCTGGAGGGGCTCCGAACATTTCTAATGCATATACCATCAACGGGCAACCTGGCGACCTCTACAGATGCTCGAGCAAAG ATACAATGAAATTTTATGTAGAAAGTGGCGATAGAATTCTCATGAGGATAATAAACTCGGCCCTCCATCAGCAACTTTTCTTCACAATCGCAAACCACAAACTAATCGTCGTTGGAGTTGATGCACTCTACACCAGGCCATTCACAACCACGACACTAATGCTCGGCCCTGGTCAAACAACCGATGTCATTCTAGTGGCGGACCAAGCTCCAGGATACTACTATATTGCAGCTCGTGCATACGAAAGCTCTCAAAATGCACCATTTGACCCCTCCACCACGACCGCCATCCTGGCCTATAGATATGCACCATGTAGTAGCCAAATCGGGCCGCAGTTAAAACCCATCTTACCAACATTACCAAACTACAACGATTCAGCCACTGTAACTGCCTTCACAAGCCAACTAAGAAGTCCTACTAATGTCTCGGTTCCAACTGATATAACCGAAGACTTGTTTTTTGCAGTCGGGTTGGGTCTAGTTAACTGCAACCCTGGACCGACTTGTCAAGGCCCAAATAACACGCGATTCACGGCTAGCATGAACAACGTATCGTTCCTATTACCACAAACAACTTCATTATTACAAGCTCACTACCTAAACATACCAAATGTTTTCACCACCGACTTCCCTCCTGTTCCACCGTTGCCATTTGACTATACTGGGAACGTTCCTCAAGCACTTTGGCAGCCAATTTTCGGGACTAAACTGTATAAACTAAAATTCGGCTCTCAAGTACAAATCGTGTTACAAGATACTGCGATCGTATCAACTGAAAGTCACCCTGTTCATCTTCACGGATACAATTTCTACGTTGTTGGTGAGGGTTTTGGTAACTTTAATCCAGGAACAGATACTAGCGCGTTTAATCTCTATGATCCACCACAAAGAAACACAGTTACTGTGCCTGTTGGCGGATGGTCTGTGATTCGATTCGTAGCAGATAATCCAG GTGTCTGGTTAATGCATTGTCACATAGATTCACATCTCACTTGGGGTTTTGCTATGAGCTTCTTGGTTGAGAATGGTCCTGAAAAACTACAGTCGGTCCAAGCTCCACCGTTAGATCTACCTCCATGTTGA